The window GGGCCACCAGATCGCCGGTCAGCCAGAGCCGGTCGCGCTGCGGATCGAAAGAAACCTGGGCCAATAGCGACTGCAGTTCATCGAAACAGCCATGAACGTCGCCGATAAGGTATGTCGACATATTTAATGGATCAGCGTTGGAATAGCTAAGCGGAACACGGGAATAGCGGTCTGGAACGGTTGACCCTGATGGTCAACCATTTCGTAGTGGCCTTCCATGGTGCCCAGCGGCGTCTCGAGGATCGCGCCGCTGGTGTATTGGAATTCGCCGCCGGGCGGGATCAGCGGCTGTTCGCCGATGACCCCTTCACCCTGGACTTCGGTCTGGCGGCCGTTGCTGTTGGTGATCAGCCAGTAACGGCCCAGCAGCTGCACGTTGAAACGCCCCAGATTGCGGATGGTGATGGTATAGGCGAAGACATAACGCTCTTCTTCAGGAATCGACTGTGATTCCACATAGATGCTCTGAACCTGAATACATACACGGGGCGAATCAATCATGAAACAACTCCTTATTGCTGCGGTGCTGGGTTAGCTGAAAGCCAGTTTGCCAGCTTGCAGTACTGCGCCACAGAAATATTCTCTGCTCTGAGCGAAGGATCGATGCCTAACTCCGTCAGCTGTTCCGGAGTGAACAGATCGCCCAGGCTGTTGCGGATGGTTTTCCGACGCTGGTTGAACGCCTGAGTGGTAATGCGGCTCAGCATGCGCACGTCACCCACCGGGTTTGGCATCACGCCGTGCGGCACCAGACGCACTACGGCGGAGTCGACCTTCGGCGCCGGAGTGAATGAAGTTGGCGGCACTTCCAGCACCGGGATGACGTTGCAGTAATACTGCGCCATCACGGTCAAACGCCCGTAAGCCTTGCTGTTCGGGCCGGCGACCAGACGGTTTACCACCTCTTTCTGCAACATGAAGTGCATGTCGCGGATTGCCTGAGTATAGCTGAAAAGGTGGAACATCAGCGGCGTCGAAATATTGTAGGGCAGGTTACCAAATACGCGCAGCGGTTGGCCTGCCTGCTCGGCCATTTCGGCGAAATTCACCGTCATGGCGTCTTGCTGGTGAATGGTCAGCTTGTCTTTCAGCTGCGGATGGTTCTCCAGCCGGGCGGCCAGATCGCGGTCCAGCTCGATCACCGTCATGCGGTCCATGCGCGCGCCAACCGGCTCGGTCAAGGCGCCGAGGCCCGGGCCGATCTCTACCACCGCTTCGCCCGGTTGCGGGTGAATGGCGGAGACAATGCTATCGATGACAAACTGATCGGTTAAAAAGTTTTGTCCAAAGCGTTTGCGGGCAAAGTGCCCTTGGTGGACTCTGTTATTCATTACAATTGATTATCATTTTAATGGCGAGATTCAAGGCCGTTTTGAAACTGCCCGCATCGGCGGTGCCGGTGCCGGCCAGTTCCAGAGCGGTACCGTGGTCGACCGAGGTACGAATAAAAGGCAAACCGAGGGTGATATTCACCGCACGGCCGAACCCCTGGTATTTTAGCACCGGCAGACCCTGATCGTGATACATCGCCAGCACCGCATCGGCATGTTGCAGATATTTGGGCTGGAACAGGGTGTCCGCCGGCAGCGGGCCGATCAGATGGATGCCTTCGCCGCGCAGCGCCTCGAGCGCCGGCGTGATGGTGTCTATCTCTTCGCGCCCCATATGGCCGCCTTCCCCGGCGTGCGGGTTAAGCCCACAGACGTAAATCTGCGGCTGAGGAATGCCAAATTTGGTTTTCAGATCCCGATCGAGGATATGGATGACTTCGAACAGGCTTTGACGGGTGATGGCGCCCGGCACCGCCAGCAGCGGCAGATGGGTGGTCGCCAGCGCCACGCGCAGCTCTTCGGTCGCCAGCATCATCACGACCCGATCGCAGCCGCTGCGATCGGCGAAAAACTCGGTATGGCCGATAAAAGGGATGCCGGCGTCGTTGATCACGCCCTTGTTCACCGGCCCGGTGATCAGCGCGGCGAATTCGCCGTTCAGGCAGCCGTCGCAGGCGCGGGCCAGGGTTTCCACCACGTAGGCGCTGTTGCCGACGTTAAGCTCTCCTGGGGTGACCGGATGCGCGGCCGCTACCGGCAGCAGGGTCAGCGTGCCGGCGCGCTGTGGCTGAGCCGGCTGCTGAGGTTGATAGTCGCGCAAGGTCAGCGGCAGGTTCAGCTGCCGGGCGCGCTCAAGCAACAGGGCCGGATCCGCGCACACCACCAGTTCAACAGGCCAATCCTGTTGCGCCAGCGCTGCCACCAAATCCGGCCCCACCCCGGCGGGTTCGCCGGGGGTAATCACAATACGTTTATTGCTGTGCATTGCTGCCATCGAGGATCTTCACGTAGGCCTGAGCACGTTGTTCCTGCATCCAGGTCTGCGCTTCTTCAGCAAATTTACGGTTGAACAGCATGCGGTAAGCGCGATCTTTCTGCGCCGCGTCGGTTTTATCCACCTGGCGCGTATCCAGCAGCTGGATCAGGTGCCAACCGAAGGAAGAGTGCACCGGGGCGCTGATTTCGCCTTTGCTCAGCTTAAGCAGCGCGTCGCGGAACGCCGGATCGTAGATGTCCGGAGAGGCCCAGCCCAGATCGCCGCCCTGCATGGCGGAACCCGGATCCTGAGACAGCTGTTTGGCTTCATCGGCAAATTTGGCGCTGCCGTTTTTGATCGCTTCCGCGACAGACTGCAGCTTGGCGCGCGCCTGATCGTCGGTCATCACCACCGAAGGTTTCAGCAGGATATGGCGGGCATGCACCTCGGTCACGGAAACCGACTGGCTGGCGCCGCGGATATCGTTAACCTTCAGAATATGGAAGCCAACGCCGGAACGGATAGGGCCGACGACGTCGCCTTTCTTGGCGCTAACCAAACGCTCGGCGAACAGGGTAGGGATCTCCTGCAGCTTGCCCCAGCCCATGTTGCCGCCTTTCAGCGCCTGAGAATCCGCCGAGTAGGTGATTGCCAGCTTGCCGAAATCGGCGCCGCTGTTGATCTCGCCCACCAGCTTTTTGGCCAGCGCTTCGGCTTCGTCAACCTGCTGCTGCGACGGGTTTTCCGGCAGCGGGAGCAGAATGTGGCTGATGTTCATTTCGGTATCGCTGCCGTTCTGAGCCCCAACCTGCTTGGCCAGCGCATCCACTTCCTGCGGCAGGATGGTCACGCGGCGGCGCACTTCGTTGTTGCGCACTTCGGAGATCAGCATTTCCTTGCGGATTTGCGCGCGATAGGTGTTGTAGTTCAGGCCGTCGTAAGACAGACGGCTGCGCAACTGATCGACGCTCATTTTGTTTTGCGCGGCGATGTTGGCGATGGCTTTGTCCAGGTCGGCGTCGGACACGTTGATGCCCATTTTCTTGGCCATCTGCAGCTGGATATTGTCCATCACCAGACGTTCGATGATCTGATGGCGCAGCGTGCCGTCGTCCGGCAGCTGCTGGCCGGCTTGCTGCGCATTCAGCTTCACTGACTGCAGCAGGCTGTTGACGTCGCTCTCGAGTACCACGCCGTTATCCACGACGGCGGCGACTTTATCCACTTCTTGGGGTGCTGCGAACGCGGTATTGGCGCAAACCACCAATCCGAGAATAAGCGTTCTCCAGTTCTTCATACATTTCCCATTATGTAATCCGCAAATGCGGGTGAAAGTTTTCGTTTTCAAAGTGTTACCAATCATCAGAACGCACGCTGATACGGCAGGATGCCGGAGCGCAGCATTTCCGCGGAACCGAGGCTGTGATCGCTGCTCAGGCCACGCAGTTCGACGTTGAACGAAACTTTGTTGTCGTAAACGCTGGTATTGTTGCTGTTGTTCCATTCGGTGACCTTGCGCTCATAGCCCAGGGTTACCGCCCAGCAGCAGGTGTTGTACTTCAGCCCCACCAGTTGATCGGCAGACTGCTTGGCGCGGGTGTCGTAATAATACGCCCCAACCACCGCCCAGCGATCGGCAATCGGCCAACTGCCGGTGACGCCAACCTGAGAGATACCGTCCTGATAGGCCGGCACCGTTTTGGTGTTCAGCGCCGTCTGGATATATTCCGGCGTGGCGTAGCGGTAGTTCAGCTGCACCACGCGTTCGGCGTCCTGACGGTATTCCACCACGCCGTTGCCCAGCGAAACGCTGTTCAGGCGGGTGTCGTACTGCAGGCCGCCGCGCAGGCCCCAACGATCGTCGATCTTCCAATAGGTATCGCCGGCCCAGGCCAGGCTGCCGGTATCGTCGTTGTTGTCGTAACCCGTCATCTGGTCACCGGTGCGTGACCGGCTGAAGTAGTAGATTTGACCTACGGAAGCGTTAAAACGTTCAACCAGCGCATCATCATAAATTCGCGTGGTCAAACCGGTGGATACGCGGTTCTGCGAAGCGATGCGATCCAGGCCGCTGTAAGTGCGGTCGCGGAACAGGCCGCTGTAGTCGGTTTGCAGCAGCGTGGTGTCGTAGGTATAGATGTTGCTTTGATCACGGTATGGCACGTACAGGTACTGCACGCGCGGTTCCAGCGTTTGGGTGGCCCCTTCAGACCAGATCATCGGGCGTTCGAACACCAGCTTGCCGTCGACCTTGAACTGCGGCAGCACGCGGTTGACCGAGTCGTCGAGATTCGGCGCGTCGACCCCTTTGCGGCGCTGATAGTTGGCGGCGAAGCCGTCTGGAATATCCTGCTGGTAGTGGGTCGCCAGCAGCTTGGCTTCGGTGTTCAGGCTGGCCCAGCCGTTGGTCAGCGGCAGGCTCAGCGTAGGTTCCATATGCAGACGGGTGGCGTCCGGGCTGTATGGGTTGACGCTGGTGAACTTGGCCGCCTGGCCGTAGATGCGGAAGTCGAACGGGCCGAGGTCGTTCTTGTAGTAGTTCAGATCCAACTGCGGCTGAACCTTATACGAGTCCGACTGGCTGCGGTCGGTATCGTCGTAGATCTGGAACTGCTTGGAGCTCAAGGTGGCGTCCCAGTTCTCGTTGGCGTAACCCAGGCTGAACTTCTGCGTGGCGTAGCCGTCGGTGGTGGAGCCGTATTTGGAGTCCAGATCGGTAAAGTATTTGGAGTCGCTGACCTTGGTGTAGTCGACGTTGAAGCGCCACACCTGATCCATCACGCCGTTGTGGTTCCAGTAGAACAGCCAACGGGTGCTGTCGTCATAGTCCTTGCCGTATTCCTTGTCGTCCGGCAACCAGTCGAACTCCATCAGGCCGAGGCCCGGCTGCACCAGGTAGCGGAATTCGGTCTGCCACTGCAGGCCGCGCTTCGACATATAGTGCGGCGTGATGGTGGCGTCGTAGTTCGGCGCGATATTCCAGTAGTACGGCAACATGAACTCGAAGCCGTTGTTGCTGCCGTATTTCGCGTTCGGGATCAGGAAGCCGGAGCGGCGCTTATCGCCGACCGGCAGCTGCAGATACGGGCTGTAGAACACCGGCACGCCGCCGATGCGGAAGCGGGCGTTCCAGATTTCCGCCACCTGCTCTTCGCGGTCGTGGATCACTTCGGAACCGACAACGCTCCAGCTGTCGTCGCCCGGCAGGCAGGAGGTAAAGGTGCCGTTCTCCAAAATGGTGTAGCGATTGGCGCCGCGCATTTTCATTTTGTCGGCGTCGCCGCGCCCCTGACGGCCGACCATCTGGTAGTCGCCCTCATAGACGTCGGTATCTTTGTTATTCAGGTTCGACCAGGCCTTCGGGCCTTTCAGCTTGATCTGGTTGTCGCTGTAGTGCACGTCGCCGGTGGCGGTCACGGTGCGCACCGGATCGGCCTGCCCCGGCTCCTGAGTTTGGTTCAGTTCCACCTGCTTGGCGGTCAGGGTGCTGTTGCCCTGCTCGATATTGACGTTGCCGGTGAACAGCGCGCTCTTCGGATAGTCAGTGCGCGAGTCATCGGCATTGATGGTAACCGGCAGGCTGTTGGGATCGCCGCTGACCAAAGGCTTGGTATAAACAGGAACGCCAAGCATGCATTGCTCGGCCAGATCAGCCAGCGCATGCTGACTGTAGAGTGCCGTCCAAATCATCGTGGCCAGCAGTGTTGGGAAACTTTTTTTCATACGCGGTTTTGGTGTTCCGTCATCAGAGGCGTCATGTCCGGCAAACGGTCAGAGACTATATCACTCATCTGCGTTGCGCTAGTGTTAAATCCTGCCGTTTACTTGCGTCGTCGTTAGGCGCAAAGATAAATGACAGGTATGATAATCCAAATCCTGGGAAAAATCGCCTTAACCCTTACCTGAGATGGCAGGGATCTTGTGCGGCTTTCGGCATGATAATTGAGGAGTATATGCAGTATTGGGGAAAACTGCTCGGGGTCATCGTCGCCATTTGGTCTGGCGCGGGGTTCTGGGGTGTAGTTTTGGGGCTGATTATCGGTCATATGATCGATACTGCGCGCAGCAACAAGCGCAGCCGGGGTTTCTTCGCCGGCCAGCAAACGCGGCAAACGCTATTTTTCCGCACCACTTTTCAGGTGATGGGTCACCTGACCAAATCAAAAGGGCGCGTTACCGAGGCGGATATTCAGATCGCCAGCCTGTTTATGGATCGTCTGCAGCTGCACGGCGAAGCGCGCACCGCGGCGCAGCAGGCGTTTCGCGAAGGCAAGCAGAGCCAGTTTCCGCTGAGAGAGACGCTGCAGCAGCTGCGCAGCATCTGTTTCGGCCGTTTCGACCTGATTCGGATGTTTCTGGAAATTCAAATCCAGGCGGCGTTCGCCGACGGTTCGCTGCATCCGAACGAGCGGCAGGTGCTGTATGTGATCGCGGAAGAGCTGGGCATCTCGCATGCGCAGTTCGATCAGTTCCTCAGCATGATGGAAGGCGGGCGCCAGTTTGGCGGCGGCCGGCAGGGCGGTTATTCGCAGGGCGGCTACCAGCAGGCGCAGCGCGGGCCAACGTTGGAAGATGCCTGTAAGGTGCTGGGCGTCAGCAGCGGCGACGATGCCGCCGCTATCAAGCGCGCCTACCGCAAGCTGATGAGCGAACATCATCCGGATAAACTGGTGGCGAAAGGCCTGCCGCCGGAAATGATGGAGATGGCCAAGCAAAAAGCGCAGGAGATCCAGGCGGCATACGATCTGATCAAACGCGAGAAAGGCTTCAAATAACGATACCCGTCATACTTCGAGCCGCAGGTGTGTTGGCTGCCTGCGCTTACCCCGGTCACGTACTTTTTGTACGCTTCCGGGGCTGCGCTTAGTTGCCGCCTTTCTGCAGCTCCAATTATTTAGGGTATCCGTTGGCGATGAGCTCAGAAATCCGGCTCGGCGCGAAAATGCATCGGCGTCTGGAAGGCGGGGTGGGTGATGCGCAGCTCCTGCGCATGCAGCTGCAGCCGTGGCGCCATCGCTTTCGCCTGTGGATGCGCGTAGAAACCGTCGCCGAGGATCGGATGCCCCAGCGCCAGCATATGTACCCGCAGTTGGTGAGAGCGGCCAGTGATCGGCGTCAGTTTTACCCGCGTGCTGCCGTCGGCGTCGCGCGACAGCACCTGATATTCCGTTTGCGCCGCTTTGCCGGTTTCAAAACACACTTTCTGCAGCGGCCGGTTCGGCCAGTCGCAAATCAGCGGTAAATCCACCCATCCCTCATCCTGCTCCAGGTGGCCCCAGACGCGGGCGATATAGGACTTCTTCGGCTCGCGTTCGCGGAACTGGCGCTTCAGCTCGCGCTCGGCGGCCTTGTTCAGCGCCACCACGATCACGCCGCTGGTGGCCATATCCAGCCGATGCACCGATTCGGCGGCCGGGAAGTCGGCCTGAATGCGCGTCATCAGGCTGTCTTTGTTTTCCGGCGCGCGGCCAGGCACCGAAAGCAGGCCGCTCGGCTTGTTGACCACCATGATGTGCTCATCCTGATACAGGATATGCATCGGGTCCTGTGGGGGATTGTAGGGTTCCATCTTGGCTCCGCTGAAAAAGGCCGTGCGGGGAACCATTGCCCCCCGCGCTGCGCCGGTTACTGGTGGGTGACGACCACCAGACGAATGGCGTCCAGACGCCAACCGGCTTCATTGAGGTTAGCCAGCACCTGACGGCGGTTGAACTCCAGCGCTTCGACTTCGTCGTCGCGGATGTTCGGGTTAACCGCCTTCAGCGCTTCCAGGCGCGCCAGCTCGGTGCTCAGCTTGTCGTCCGCTTCCTGTTTCGCCTGCTCAATCAACGCGCGAGCCTGCGCTTCAACCAGGCCTTCCGCCTGCTGCAGCATGGCGTGCACGTCCTGCTGCACCGCGTTGACCAGCTTGCTGGAGGTGTGGCGGTTGACGGCATTCAGCTGGCGGTTGAAGCTTTCGAACTCCACCTGCGCCGCCAGGTTGGTACCTTTGCGATCCATCAGCATGCGGATTGGCGTCGGCGGCAGGAAGCGGGTCAGCTGCAGGTGCTTCGGCGCCTGCGCTTCCACCACGTATACCAGCTCAACCAACAGAGTGCCGACCGGCAGCGCCTTGTTTTTCAACAGGGAAACCGCACAGCTGCCGGTATCGCCCGACAGGATCAGATCCAGGCCGTTGCGGATGATCGGGTGTTCCCAGCTGACGAACTGTGCGTCTTCACGCGACAGCGCCTGATCGCGGTCGAAGGTCACGGTACAGCCGTCCTGCGGCAGGCCCGGGAAGTCCGGCACCAGCATGTGGTCGGACGGCGTCAGCACGATCAGGTTGTCACTGCGATCGTCCTGATTGATGCCGACGATGTCGAACAGGTTGAGCGCAAAACCCACCAGGTTGACGTCGTTGTCCTGCTCGGCGATGGCGTCCGCCAGCGCCTGGGCCTTGTCGCCGCCGTTGGAGTGCATTTCCAGCAGGCGGTCGCGGCCCTGCTCCAGCTGCGCTTTCAGCTGGTCGTGCTGCTGGCGGCAGGCGTGAATGAATTCGTCCAGCCCTTCCTGTTCGGTCGGCGCGGCCAGATACCCGATCAGCTGCTCATAGCTGCTGTCGTAGATGGTGCGGCCGGTCGGGCAGGTGTGTTCGAAGGCGTCCAACCCCTCATGGAACCAGCGGCCCAGCACCGCCTGCGCGGTGTTTTCCAGGTACGGCACCATGATCTGGATGTCGTGCATCTGGCCGATACGATCCAGACGGCCGATCCGCTGCTCCAGCAGATCCGGGTTGAACGGCAGGTCGAACATCACCAGTTGGCTGGCGAACTGGAAGTTGCGGCCTTCGGAACCGATTTCGGAACACAGCAACACCTGCGCGCCTTCTTCTTCGGAAGCGAAGTAGGCGGCGGCGCGATCGCGCTCGATGATCGACAGCCCTTCGTGGAACACCGCGGCGCGGATCGCTTCACGTTCGCGCAGCACTTGCTCCAGCTGCAGCGCGGTTTCCGCCTTGGCGCAGATCACCAGCACTTTCTCGTGGCGGTTGGCCACCAGGTAGTCCAGCAGCCATTCCACGCGCGGATCGAAGTTCCACCAGGTGGCGTTCTCGCCCTCGAATTCCTGATAAATCTGCTCCGGGTACAGCATGTCGCGCGCGCGCGCCTCGACGGTTTTCTTGGCGCCCATGATGCCGGACACTTTAATCGCGGTCTGGTACTGGGTCGGCAACGGCAGCTTGATCTGATGCAGGTTACGGTGCGGGAAGCCCTTTACGCCGTTGCGGGTGTTGCGGAACAGCACGCGGCTGGTGCCGTGGCGATCCATCAGCATGGTCACCAGTTCCTGGCGCGCCTGCTCGGCGTTGTCGCCGTCGCTGTTGGCGGCTTTAAGCAGCGGTTCGATGTCCTGCTCGTCGATCAGTTCGCCCAGCAGGTTCAGCTTGTCGTCGGCCAGGCGTTCGCCGCTCAGCAACAGGGTGACTGCGTCGGCAACCGGGCGGTATTTTTGCTGCTCGGCCACGAACTCGTGATAGTCGTGGAAGCGGTTCGGATCCAGCAGGCGCAGACGGGCGAAGTGGCTCTGCTGGCCAAGTTGTTCCGGGGTGGCGGTCAGCAACAGCACGCCGGGAACGTGTTCGGCCAGCTGTTCGATCACCTGGTATTCGCGGCTCGGGGCTTCTTCGCTCCAGGCCAGGTGGTGGGCCTCGTCGACCACCAGCAGATCCCAGTGGGCGTCCGCCAGCTCTTCCAGGCGCTGCTTGTTGCGGCGCACGAAGTCCAGCGAGCAGATCACCAGCTGTTCGGTTTCGAACGGGTTGCTGCTGTCGAGCTTGGCTTCGGCGTAGCGGCTGTCGTCGAACAGCGAGAAGTAGAGGTTGAAGCGGCGCATCATCTCGACCAGCCACTGGTGCTGCAGGGTCTCCGGCACCACGATCAGCACGCGTTCGGCGCGGCCTGCCAGCAACTGCTGGTGAATGATCATGCCGGCTTCGATGGTTTTGCCCAGGCCGACCTCGTCCGCCAACAGTACCCGCGGCGCATGGCGCTGGCCCACTTCGTAGGCGATATGCAGCTGGTGCGGGATCAGGCTGGCGCGCATGCCGCGCAGGCCGGCGAACGGCAGGCGATATTGCTCGCTCTGATATTTACGCGCGCGAAAGCGCAGGGCGAAGCGATCCATACGGTCAATTTGGCCGGCAAACAGCCGGTCCTGAGGCTTGCTGAAGGTCAGCTTGCTGTCCAGCAGCACTTCGCGCATCGCCACGCCGCTTTCCTGGGTATCCAGGCGGGTGCCGACGTAGGTCAACAGGCCGTAATCCTCTTTTACTTCCTCCACCTGCAGCTGCCATCCTTCATGGCTGCTGATGGTATCGCCCGGGTTGAACATCACGCGGGTGATCGGCGAATCGTTTCTGGCATAGAGGCGGTTTTCACCGGTGGCGGGGAAAAGCAGGGTAATCATGCGCGTATCCAGCGCCACGACGGTTCCCAGACCTAATTCGCTTTCCGTATCGCTGATCCAGCGTTGACCAAGAGTAAAAGGCATATATTGTCGGCTCGATTCTTTGTAAGTAAGTCCGTCACTGCGGCGCAGCGACCTGTAGTAAACCCGGTTTATTTTAATTTGGCGGGCAATAGCTATAGCTCCCATGCCGGGGTCATAAGACGGCGCGGGGGATGATTCAGAAATTGGGAAGGGCGCTATGGTAATGGAAGGCGGCGCGTTCGTCACCTGCAAAACCTGATGATTTTTCTTAACCCAATATCAGAACAACCCCATCTGCCCGGTGACCAGCGTGGTGAAATCGTCGTGCAGAAAAGGCAGTATAGCGTCTGCCACCGGTTGTAGCTGGCGCTCCAGATAATGTTGGTAATCGATGGCCGAATGGCGCGTCTCCAGCGGCTCCGGCCCGGCGACGGTCATCACGTAACTGATCCAGCCGCCGTTCTGGTACTGCAGCGGCCGGCCGTGTTGGCGGTTGTAATCGTCGGCGATGCGCGCGGCGCGGACATGGGGCGGCACGTTGCGCTGGTATTCGTCGAGCCGCCTGCGCAGCCGCTTGCGGTAAATCAGCCGGTCATCGAACTCGCCGCCCAGCGTTTTGCTGACGTAGTCGCGCAGGTAGTCCTGATAGGGCTGCCGCTTGAAGATCAGCTGATACAGCTGCTGCTGGAACTGCTGCGCCAGCGGCGTCCAGTCGGTGCGTACCGTTTCCAACCCTTTATACACCATCTCTTCACCGCCGTCCGGGCGAGCGATCAGGCCGGCGTAGCGTTTTTTGCTGCCCTGCTCGGCGCCGCGGATGGTCGGCATCAGGAAGCGCGAATAGTGAGTTTCAAACTCCAGCTCCAGCGCGTTTTCCAGCCCGAATTGCTGCTGCAGGTGCCGTTGCCACCACTGGTTGACCCGCTGCACCAGCGCGCGGCCAATCTGCGCCGCCTGTTGTTCATCGTGCGGCTGTTTCAGCCACACGAAGGTGGAGTCGGTATCGCCGTAGATCACCTGGTAACCCTCGGCCTCGATCAGTTCGCGCGTCTGGCGCATGATCTCATGGCCGCGCAGGGTGATCGAGGAGGCCAGGCGAGGATCGAAAAAGCGGCAGCCGCTCGATCCCAATACGCCGTACAGCGCGTTCATGATGATCTTCAGCGCCTGGGACAAGGCCTTGTTGTGCTGGCGTTTGGCCGCCTCGCGGCCCTGCCAGATCTGCTCGACTATCGCCGGCAGGCAGTGTTTGCTGCGTGAGAAACGCGCATTGCGAAAACCGGCTACCGAATCGGCGTCACCCGGATGGCGCATGCCCTCCACCAGCCCGACCGGATCGATCAGGAAGGTGCGGATAATCGAGGGGTACAGGCTCTTGTAATCCAACACCAGCACCGAATCGTACAGACCGGGCTGTGAATCCATCACGAAACCGCCGGGGCTGTGCTCTTCCGGCTGCTCGCCGAGGTTGGGCGCGACAAAGCCCAACCGGTGCATGCGCGGCATGTACAGGTGGCTGAACGCCGCCACCGAGCCGCCGCTGCGGTCGGCCACCAACCCGGTGACGGTGGCGCGCTCCAGCAGGAAGTTGAGCAGATCGGTCTTGGCGAAAATGCGTGTCACCAGCTCGCAGTCTTTCAGGTTGTAACGGGCCAGCGCCGGTTTGTCTTCGGCGAAGCGCCGGTCGATCTCCGCCATGCGCTGGTAGGGATTGTCGATCGATTTGCCTTCGCCCAGCAAATCCTGAGAAACGTATTCCAGGCTGAAGGAAGGGAAGTTCCAGGTGGCCGACTTCAGCGCTTCGATGCCGTCGATAATCAGCCTGCCGGGGGCGGAGGCGAAAAAGTGATTCTGCTTGAAGCCGTGCTCGCGCCACTCCAACAGGTTGCCGCCGCGCCCCAGCCGCAGGGGGATCTGGTAGCGTTCGGCATGTTTTTGCAGCACCCGCAGATCGAACTGCACCAGGTTCCAGCCGATGATGGCGTCCGGATCGTAGCGTTCCAGCCACTGGTTCAACCGCTCCAGCATTTGCGGGCGGCTTACGCAGTACTCCAGCTCGAAATCCAGCGCGTCGTCACCGCCGTTGGCCGGCCCCAGCATGTAGACCTGCCGCTGG is drawn from Serratia entomophila and contains these coding sequences:
- the apaG gene encoding Co2+/Mg2+ efflux protein ApaG, whose product is MIDSPRVCIQVQSIYVESQSIPEEERYVFAYTITIRNLGRFNVQLLGRYWLITNSNGRQTEVQGEGVIGEQPLIPPGGEFQYTSGAILETPLGTMEGHYEMVDHQGQPFQTAIPVFRLAIPTLIH
- the rsmA gene encoding 16S rRNA (adenine(1518)-N(6)/adenine(1519)-N(6))-dimethyltransferase RsmA, translated to MNNRVHQGHFARKRFGQNFLTDQFVIDSIVSAIHPQPGEAVVEIGPGLGALTEPVGARMDRMTVIELDRDLAARLENHPQLKDKLTIHQQDAMTVNFAEMAEQAGQPLRVFGNLPYNISTPLMFHLFSYTQAIRDMHFMLQKEVVNRLVAGPNSKAYGRLTVMAQYYCNVIPVLEVPPTSFTPAPKVDSAVVRLVPHGVMPNPVGDVRMLSRITTQAFNQRRKTIRNSLGDLFTPEQLTELGIDPSLRAENISVAQYCKLANWLSANPAPQQ
- the pdxA gene encoding 4-hydroxythreonine-4-phosphate dehydrogenase PdxA, with product MHSNKRIVITPGEPAGVGPDLVAALAQQDWPVELVVCADPALLLERARQLNLPLTLRDYQPQQPAQPQRAGTLTLLPVAAAHPVTPGELNVGNSAYVVETLARACDGCLNGEFAALITGPVNKGVINDAGIPFIGHTEFFADRSGCDRVVMMLATEELRVALATTHLPLLAVPGAITRQSLFEVIHILDRDLKTKFGIPQPQIYVCGLNPHAGEGGHMGREEIDTITPALEALRGEGIHLIGPLPADTLFQPKYLQHADAVLAMYHDQGLPVLKYQGFGRAVNITLGLPFIRTSVDHGTALELAGTGTADAGSFKTALNLAIKMIINCNE
- the surA gene encoding peptidylprolyl isomerase SurA, which translates into the protein MKNWRTLILGLVVCANTAFAAPQEVDKVAAVVDNGVVLESDVNSLLQSVKLNAQQAGQQLPDDGTLRHQIIERLVMDNIQLQMAKKMGINVSDADLDKAIANIAAQNKMSVDQLRSRLSYDGLNYNTYRAQIRKEMLISEVRNNEVRRRVTILPQEVDALAKQVGAQNGSDTEMNISHILLPLPENPSQQQVDEAEALAKKLVGEINSGADFGKLAITYSADSQALKGGNMGWGKLQEIPTLFAERLVSAKKGDVVGPIRSGVGFHILKVNDIRGASQSVSVTEVHARHILLKPSVVMTDDQARAKLQSVAEAIKNGSAKFADEAKQLSQDPGSAMQGGDLGWASPDIYDPAFRDALLKLSKGEISAPVHSSFGWHLIQLLDTRQVDKTDAAQKDRAYRMLFNRKFAEEAQTWMQEQRAQAYVKILDGSNAQQ
- the lptD gene encoding LPS assembly protein LptD, whose protein sequence is MKKSFPTLLATMIWTALYSQHALADLAEQCMLGVPVYTKPLVSGDPNSLPVTINADDSRTDYPKSALFTGNVNIEQGNSTLTAKQVELNQTQEPGQADPVRTVTATGDVHYSDNQIKLKGPKAWSNLNNKDTDVYEGDYQMVGRQGRGDADKMKMRGANRYTILENGTFTSCLPGDDSWSVVGSEVIHDREEQVAEIWNARFRIGGVPVFYSPYLQLPVGDKRRSGFLIPNAKYGSNNGFEFMLPYYWNIAPNYDATITPHYMSKRGLQWQTEFRYLVQPGLGLMEFDWLPDDKEYGKDYDDSTRWLFYWNHNGVMDQVWRFNVDYTKVSDSKYFTDLDSKYGSTTDGYATQKFSLGYANENWDATLSSKQFQIYDDTDRSQSDSYKVQPQLDLNYYKNDLGPFDFRIYGQAAKFTSVNPYSPDATRLHMEPTLSLPLTNGWASLNTEAKLLATHYQQDIPDGFAANYQRRKGVDAPNLDDSVNRVLPQFKVDGKLVFERPMIWSEGATQTLEPRVQYLYVPYRDQSNIYTYDTTLLQTDYSGLFRDRTYSGLDRIASQNRVSTGLTTRIYDDALVERFNASVGQIYYFSRSRTGDQMTGYDNNDDTGSLAWAGDTYWKIDDRWGLRGGLQYDTRLNSVSLGNGVVEYRQDAERVVQLNYRYATPEYIQTALNTKTVPAYQDGISQVGVTGSWPIADRWAVVGAYYYDTRAKQSADQLVGLKYNTCCWAVTLGYERKVTEWNNSNNTSVYDNKVSFNVELRGLSSDHSLGSAEMLRSGILPYQRAF
- the djlA gene encoding co-chaperone DjlA → MQYWGKLLGVIVAIWSGAGFWGVVLGLIIGHMIDTARSNKRSRGFFAGQQTRQTLFFRTTFQVMGHLTKSKGRVTEADIQIASLFMDRLQLHGEARTAAQQAFREGKQSQFPLRETLQQLRSICFGRFDLIRMFLEIQIQAAFADGSLHPNERQVLYVIAEELGISHAQFDQFLSMMEGGRQFGGGRQGGYSQGGYQQAQRGPTLEDACKVLGVSSGDDAAAIKRAYRKLMSEHHPDKLVAKGLPPEMMEMAKQKAQEIQAAYDLIKREKGFK
- the rluA gene encoding bifunctional tRNA pseudouridine(32) synthase/23S rRNA pseudouridine(746) synthase RluA encodes the protein MEPYNPPQDPMHILYQDEHIMVVNKPSGLLSVPGRAPENKDSLMTRIQADFPAAESVHRLDMATSGVIVVALNKAAERELKRQFREREPKKSYIARVWGHLEQDEGWVDLPLICDWPNRPLQKVCFETGKAAQTEYQVLSRDADGSTRVKLTPITGRSHQLRVHMLALGHPILGDGFYAHPQAKAMAPRLQLHAQELRITHPAFQTPMHFRAEPDF